A window of the Sphaerobacter thermophilus DSM 20745 genome harbors these coding sequences:
- a CDS encoding LppX_LprAFG lipoprotein — protein MRLVPLLRLLPVLLVAGLLLACGGSDEEPTPTPSPQGLIDAAANRFNELDTAHYTLTIDGDVYLDAQGMLALRGAEGDLQRPDRATAKADIGFAGTTLSVNVVALGQEQYMTNFLTGRWERAPEDLDYNPAVVFDSERGIPGVLRETRDVTLVGEESLDGTAAYHLRGVVPQASVAPMTGNAFQGDPIEFDLWIGRDTSDILKVVLHDTAAAQGATPATWTLVLSRHNEPVTIEKPAT, from the coding sequence ATGCGACTGGTCCCACTGCTCCGACTCCTGCCGGTACTCCTCGTGGCGGGTCTCTTGCTCGCCTGCGGTGGGTCCGACGAGGAACCGACCCCGACCCCCTCGCCTCAGGGCCTCATCGACGCTGCCGCGAACCGCTTCAACGAGCTCGATACGGCCCACTACACGCTCACGATCGACGGGGATGTCTACCTCGACGCCCAGGGTATGCTCGCCCTGCGCGGCGCTGAGGGTGACCTCCAGCGCCCCGACCGCGCCACCGCCAAGGCCGACATCGGCTTCGCCGGCACGACCCTCTCGGTGAACGTAGTCGCCCTGGGCCAGGAGCAGTACATGACCAACTTCCTGACCGGCCGGTGGGAACGCGCCCCCGAAGATCTGGACTACAACCCGGCGGTGGTGTTCGACTCCGAGCGCGGTATCCCGGGCGTCCTCCGTGAGACGCGCGACGTGACCCTGGTCGGTGAGGAGAGCCTGGACGGCACTGCGGCCTACCACCTGCGGGGTGTCGTCCCGCAAGCCTCGGTCGCGCCGATGACCGGGAACGCCTTCCAGGGCGACCCGATCGAATTCGACCTGTGGATCGGCCGCGACACATCCGACATTCTCAAGGTTGTGCTCCACGACACGGCCGCCGCGCAGGGAGCGACACCGGCGACATGGACCCTCGTACTGAGCAGGCACAACGAGCCGGTCACCATCGAGAAGCCGGCGACCTAG
- a CDS encoding MFS transporter codes for MDPRTEQAQRAGHHREAGDLAPAAAAGQSPARLLVPVLIIVVVAALDLTVIAPILPAVLVDLRVNTAEADRYVWIVSGYLLAYTLTIPLMGRLSDIVGRRATFLAALGVFLAGSAACAAADTLPAIVAARVVQGFGGGAMVPVAMAVVGDLLPPARRAGALGIVAAADTLGWVLGPLWGAAIEQLTGDWRWIFLLNLPIGLAAGAVLVLRWRDAPLGGRQRMALDLPGALLLAIGLLGLSLGLSVGAEPMPGGGSRALGAAPNPLAAYRLPLVVVGVVALALLVVVERRARDPLIPLGIFRERLFAAANGTNFLIGAALMVAMVNVPLLTALLVEEARVSIVSAELLGAFSLAMGVGALVGGRVAERFGYVGVTLAGLLIAAAGFWRMSGWGNTLEMRRMGLDLAVTGVGVGLVIAPIAAAAINAARRSDLGIASGLVIVMRLLGMTLGISALTAWGVSRLNEALTNLPPVVQQPGESLADYLARQQEVAVQQAIPATIDVIRDTFGAAALICLLAILPALFLSRRGRRERE; via the coding sequence ATGGACCCTCGTACTGAGCAGGCACAACGAGCCGGTCACCATCGAGAAGCCGGCGACCTAGCACCCGCGGCCGCCGCCGGGCAGAGCCCGGCGCGGCTGCTCGTGCCGGTCCTGATCATCGTCGTCGTCGCCGCCCTGGACCTGACGGTCATTGCCCCGATCCTCCCTGCAGTCCTGGTCGACCTGCGCGTCAACACCGCTGAGGCCGACCGCTACGTGTGGATCGTCAGCGGTTACCTGCTGGCCTATACCCTCACGATCCCGTTGATGGGGAGACTCTCCGACATCGTCGGCCGGCGCGCGACCTTCCTGGCGGCGCTAGGCGTCTTCCTGGCCGGCTCGGCGGCCTGCGCCGCAGCCGATACACTCCCCGCCATCGTCGCCGCACGGGTCGTCCAGGGCTTCGGCGGGGGCGCCATGGTACCGGTCGCGATGGCGGTGGTCGGCGACCTGCTGCCTCCGGCTCGGCGAGCAGGCGCGCTTGGCATCGTCGCCGCGGCCGACACACTCGGCTGGGTCCTCGGGCCGCTTTGGGGAGCGGCCATCGAACAGCTCACCGGCGACTGGCGCTGGATCTTCCTCCTGAATCTGCCGATCGGCCTCGCGGCCGGCGCGGTCCTGGTGTTGCGCTGGCGCGACGCACCGCTGGGTGGACGCCAGCGTATGGCACTCGACCTTCCCGGCGCGCTGCTTCTAGCAATCGGCCTCCTGGGGTTGAGCCTGGGACTCTCTGTTGGTGCCGAGCCGATGCCGGGTGGCGGCAGCCGGGCACTCGGAGCGGCGCCGAACCCGCTGGCAGCCTACCGTCTGCCTCTGGTCGTCGTCGGCGTCGTCGCACTCGCACTACTGGTCGTGGTCGAGCGGCGGGCCCGGGATCCGCTCATCCCCCTCGGCATCTTCCGTGAGCGTCTCTTCGCCGCCGCCAACGGGACAAACTTCCTGATCGGCGCGGCGCTGATGGTGGCGATGGTGAACGTCCCGCTGCTCACCGCGCTCCTGGTCGAGGAGGCCCGCGTGAGCATCGTCAGCGCGGAGCTGCTGGGCGCCTTCTCGCTCGCGATGGGTGTGGGTGCCCTGGTGGGCGGGCGCGTCGCGGAACGGTTCGGCTACGTCGGGGTGACGCTCGCGGGCCTGCTCATCGCGGCGGCCGGATTCTGGCGCATGAGCGGGTGGGGCAACACGCTGGAGATGAGGCGGATGGGCCTCGACCTCGCCGTCACCGGGGTCGGTGTGGGATTGGTCATCGCGCCCATCGCCGCGGCGGCCATCAACGCCGCGCGCCGGTCCGACCTCGGCATCGCCTCGGGCCTGGTCATCGTCATGCGCCTGCTCGGCATGACGCTGGGCATCTCCGCCTTGACCGCCTGGGGCGTCAGCCGCCTAAACGAGGCGTTGACCAACTTGCCCCCGGTCGTCCAGCAGCCGGGCGAGTCGCTGGCCGACTACCTGGCGCGACAGCAGGAAGTGGCCGTGCAGCAGGCCATCCCGGCGACCATCGACGTGATTCGCGACACCTTCGGCGCCGCGGCTCTCATCTGCCTGCTCGCCATCCTCCCCGCGCTCTTCCTCTCCCGGCGCGGGCGCCGGGAGCGAGAGTGA
- the rpe gene encoding ribulose-phosphate 3-epimerase, whose product MTVEQRAGRRVAIAPSVLTADLVRLADAVAAIEAAGADYVHLDVMDGRFVPNITIGIPVVEAVADVTHLPVDVHLMIVEPERYVDQFIAAGAQIVTVHVEASVHLHRTVQRIREAGAQAGVALNPATPLAAIEEILPFVDLVLVMSVNPGFGGQTFIPTSLGKIERLRRMIDERGARAVIQVDGGIKASNIRRVVDAGADIIVAGSAVFTPERSVAEAMALLREALGEA is encoded by the coding sequence ATGACGGTGGAGCAGCGGGCGGGGCGCAGAGTCGCGATCGCACCGTCGGTGCTGACGGCCGATCTGGTACGTTTGGCGGACGCGGTCGCCGCGATCGAGGCCGCGGGGGCGGACTACGTCCACCTGGACGTGATGGACGGTCGCTTCGTGCCGAACATCACTATCGGGATCCCGGTCGTCGAGGCGGTGGCTGACGTGACGCACCTACCGGTGGACGTGCACCTGATGATCGTCGAACCGGAGCGGTACGTGGACCAGTTCATTGCGGCCGGTGCACAGATCGTGACGGTGCATGTCGAGGCCAGCGTGCACCTGCATCGCACGGTGCAGCGCATCCGGGAGGCCGGCGCCCAGGCCGGAGTGGCCTTGAACCCGGCGACGCCGCTCGCGGCGATCGAGGAGATCCTCCCGTTCGTCGATCTCGTTCTGGTGATGAGCGTCAACCCGGGCTTCGGTGGCCAGACGTTCATCCCGACATCGCTGGGGAAGATCGAACGGCTGCGCCGCATGATCGATGAGCGCGGCGCTCGGGCGGTCATCCAGGTGGACGGGGGGATCAAGGCAAGCAATATCCGGCGCGTTGTGGACGCCGGGGCGGACATCATCGTCGCCGGGTCGGCTGTCTTCACTCCCGAGCGGTCCGTAGCGGAGGCGATGGCGTTGCTGCGCGAGGCGCTGGGGGAGGCGTGA
- a CDS encoding CvpA family protein, with protein sequence MNWLDFVIVLIVLFGAAVGVRRGFFRGALDVVLVVVGLLAGAVGYRAASGLLERLIGEHGIVLNVAGFALVALVVQGILSAIAGITLGPIIGVVRAIPPIRWADEMLGLIPGAIKGLVVATLLVLLATLLSLGPITETGLERSHLASPLVARSARVLAWAQSRTGLNLADFTVITEPTGEAGVRLPFRVTQGLTVSPSDEDEMLALLNAERVAEGLPPLESDPALQEVARAHSSEMFSLGYFAHESPVSGAPADRLQAAGIPFTVAGENLAYAPTVAIAHRGLMQSPGHRANILSPEYTRVGIGVVSAPTGGKMFTQVFAAG encoded by the coding sequence GTGAACTGGCTCGACTTCGTCATCGTCCTGATCGTACTCTTTGGCGCCGCGGTCGGCGTGCGCCGGGGCTTCTTCCGGGGCGCACTCGACGTGGTCCTGGTCGTCGTCGGCCTGCTTGCCGGGGCGGTGGGCTACCGAGCCGCCAGCGGCCTCCTCGAACGCCTCATCGGTGAGCACGGCATCGTCCTCAACGTGGCGGGCTTTGCCCTCGTCGCGCTCGTCGTCCAGGGCATCCTCTCCGCGATCGCGGGGATCACGCTCGGCCCGATCATCGGCGTCGTCCGCGCCATTCCGCCGATCCGCTGGGCCGACGAGATGCTGGGACTGATCCCCGGAGCCATCAAGGGGCTGGTCGTAGCCACCTTGCTGGTGCTGTTGGCGACGCTACTGTCGTTGGGACCGATCACCGAGACAGGGTTGGAGCGCTCACACCTGGCGTCGCCGCTGGTCGCCCGTTCAGCCCGCGTGCTGGCCTGGGCGCAGAGCCGTACCGGGCTCAACCTGGCCGACTTTACCGTCATCACCGAGCCGACGGGCGAGGCGGGCGTCCGGCTCCCCTTCCGCGTCACGCAGGGACTGACGGTAAGCCCGTCCGACGAGGACGAGATGCTGGCCCTGCTGAACGCGGAGCGCGTAGCGGAGGGCCTGCCGCCGCTGGAGAGTGACCCGGCGCTGCAGGAAGTGGCACGGGCGCACTCGAGCGAGATGTTCTCGCTCGGCTATTTCGCTCACGAATCGCCGGTATCCGGGGCCCCTGCCGACCGCCTCCAGGCCGCCGGGATTCCGTTCACAGTAGCCGGAGAGAACCTCGCCTACGCGCCGACCGTTGCGATCGCCCACCGGGGCCTGATGCAGAGTCCCGGTCACCGCGCCAACATCCTGTCACCGGAGTACACGCGGGTCGGCATCGGCGTGGTCAGCGCGCCAACCGGTGGCAAGATGTTCACCCAGGTATTCGCGGCAGGCTGA
- a CDS encoding sugar phosphate nucleotidyltransferase, with protein sequence MNIIIPVAGLGTRLRPQTWSKPKPLVSVAGKPVLGHVLDRLLALPIDKVVFVTGYLGDQIEDYVRQNYRFDATFVEQKEQLGQSHAIIQARGEVTGPTLVVFPDMLFEADLDQISGLTADGALFVKEVDDPRRFGVIEVENGRITRLVEKPETMVSNLAIVGIYYFRAVEDLFDAIDYQMAHNIQTKGEYFLADAIQHMIDQGTHFTYLPVTVWEDCGNPKALLNTNRYLLARLGNHVPDIPGAVIVPPVVIDPTATIRNAVIGPYASIGARVTIDNSIVTDSIVDEGAEIETVMLTRSIVGRDAFVRGYFMQVNVGDSSDITLAGGNHTEGAQPRD encoded by the coding sequence ATGAACATCATTATCCCTGTCGCGGGTTTGGGCACGCGGCTACGTCCGCAGACGTGGAGCAAGCCGAAGCCACTGGTTAGTGTGGCGGGCAAACCAGTGCTCGGCCACGTGTTGGATCGCCTCCTCGCGCTGCCGATCGACAAGGTGGTTTTCGTCACCGGCTATCTCGGCGACCAAATCGAGGACTACGTTCGCCAGAACTACCGCTTCGATGCAACCTTCGTCGAGCAGAAGGAACAGTTGGGCCAGTCCCACGCGATCATCCAGGCGCGGGGTGAGGTGACCGGTCCCACCCTCGTCGTCTTCCCGGACATGCTGTTTGAGGCGGACCTGGATCAGATCTCCGGGCTCACGGCAGACGGGGCGCTCTTCGTCAAGGAAGTCGACGACCCGCGCCGTTTCGGCGTGATCGAGGTCGAGAACGGGCGAATCACGCGGCTGGTGGAGAAGCCGGAGACCATGGTTTCCAACCTCGCGATCGTGGGGATCTACTACTTCCGCGCCGTCGAGGATCTCTTCGACGCGATCGACTACCAGATGGCCCACAACATCCAGACGAAGGGCGAGTACTTCCTGGCCGACGCCATCCAGCACATGATCGACCAGGGGACGCACTTCACCTACCTGCCGGTCACTGTCTGGGAGGACTGCGGCAACCCGAAGGCGCTGCTGAACACCAACCGCTATCTGTTGGCGCGCTTGGGCAACCATGTTCCCGACATCCCGGGCGCGGTCATCGTCCCCCCGGTGGTGATCGACCCGACGGCAACGATCCGCAACGCTGTCATCGGGCCCTACGCCAGCATTGGCGCCCGGGTCACGATCGACAACTCGATCGTGACCGACTCGATCGTGGATGAGGGCGCCGAGATCGAAACGGTGATGCTGACCCGCTCCATCGTCGGGCGCGACGCCTTCGTCCGCGGTTACTTCATGCAGGTGAACGTCGGCGACTCGTCCGACATCACTCTGGCCGGGGGCAACCACACCGAGGGAGCGCAGCCGCGTGACTGA
- the prmA gene encoding 50S ribosomal protein L11 methyltransferase, translated as MTDQETTPNAGWLEVTVEADAESVEAVADLFSRYAYNQGVVIEEPFVQQPDGEDLAVDPTRPVRVSAYLPRDERLSDHLQRIAEGLWHLRQLGTVGEMQTAERPEEDWANAWKEHFQVTRIGRRFVIRPSWREYTPEPDDLVITLDPGMAFGTGLHPTTEFCLRWLEELPVEGKTLLDAGAGSGILSIAAIARGAAHVDAVEIDPVAVKALRHNLDLNQVTDRVRVIQGDVVEVVEPSGGYDLVLANIISNVLIRAAPTLAGAARPGAPLVLSGVITQREAEVLAAFEAVGCTLQERRVAGDWVSLLMTREA; from the coding sequence GTGACTGACCAGGAGACCACCCCGAACGCCGGCTGGCTCGAAGTCACGGTCGAAGCCGACGCCGAGTCGGTTGAGGCGGTGGCAGACCTCTTCAGCCGCTACGCCTATAACCAGGGCGTGGTGATCGAAGAGCCGTTCGTCCAGCAGCCGGACGGCGAGGACCTGGCGGTCGACCCCACCCGCCCGGTCCGCGTGAGCGCTTACCTCCCGCGGGACGAACGGCTCTCGGACCACCTCCAGCGCATTGCAGAGGGCCTGTGGCACCTGCGGCAGCTCGGCACCGTGGGCGAGATGCAGACCGCCGAGCGGCCGGAGGAAGACTGGGCCAACGCCTGGAAGGAGCACTTCCAGGTCACCCGGATCGGCCGCCGATTCGTCATCCGCCCCTCGTGGCGAGAGTACACACCCGAACCGGACGACCTCGTCATCACCCTCGACCCCGGCATGGCGTTCGGCACCGGGTTGCATCCGACCACCGAGTTCTGTCTACGGTGGCTGGAAGAGTTGCCGGTCGAGGGCAAGACCCTGCTCGACGCGGGGGCGGGATCGGGGATCCTCTCGATCGCCGCGATCGCCCGCGGCGCGGCGCACGTCGACGCTGTGGAGATCGACCCGGTCGCCGTCAAGGCACTGCGGCACAACCTGGACCTCAACCAGGTAACGGACCGCGTGCGCGTCATCCAGGGCGACGTGGTCGAGGTCGTGGAGCCCTCTGGGGGGTACGACCTCGTCCTGGCCAACATCATCTCGAACGTCCTGATCCGAGCAGCACCGACGCTGGCCGGAGCCGCGCGCCCCGGCGCACCGCTCGTGCTGAGCGGCGTCATCACCCAGCGCGAGGCGGAGGTCCTGGCCGCGTTCGAGGCCGTGGGCTGCACCCTCCAGGAGCGGCGTGTCGCCGGGGACTGGGTGTCGCTGCTCATGACCCGCGAGGCGTAG
- a CDS encoding 16S rRNA (uracil(1498)-N(3))-methyltransferase — protein sequence MAGTVHRFYLPAPLPPGESVALTEEQARQAARVLRLAPGAPVVLFNGDGQEVPGTIEDCAPRRVTVRLGEPRAGRSCPVPAIHVAQALIKADRFDWVVQKVTELGVARITPLATSRTVVSLPVERARQRRERWQRIAVEAAEQSGRVTIPEIDEPATLDDLLPLMARIPALVCWENEAMPLHRVRLPTAGPLLVVIGPEGGFTREEIAAAVDAGARTVSLGPLILRSETAALAALAGIFTLAAAAADNP from the coding sequence GTGGCCGGGACGGTCCATCGCTTCTACCTCCCGGCGCCGCTCCCCCCGGGTGAGAGCGTGGCCCTGACCGAGGAGCAAGCCCGGCAGGCCGCGCGCGTGCTGCGCCTCGCGCCGGGTGCCCCCGTCGTCCTCTTCAACGGCGACGGGCAGGAAGTGCCGGGGACCATCGAGGACTGCGCCCCTCGCAGGGTGACGGTCCGCCTCGGCGAGCCGCGCGCCGGACGCTCCTGCCCGGTTCCGGCCATCCACGTGGCCCAGGCCCTGATCAAGGCCGACCGGTTCGACTGGGTGGTGCAGAAGGTGACGGAGCTGGGGGTCGCTCGCATCACGCCCCTGGCGACAAGCAGGACGGTGGTATCATTGCCCGTCGAGCGCGCCCGCCAGCGCCGCGAGCGCTGGCAGCGGATCGCGGTCGAGGCGGCGGAGCAGAGCGGCCGGGTCACGATCCCGGAGATCGACGAGCCCGCCACGCTTGACGACCTCCTCCCGCTGATGGCTCGGATTCCCGCGCTGGTCTGTTGGGAGAACGAGGCGATGCCCCTGCACCGGGTGCGGCTGCCAACCGCAGGCCCGCTGCTGGTGGTAATCGGCCCGGAGGGCGGGTTCACCCGCGAAGAGATCGCCGCCGCCGTCGATGCCGGGGCGCGCACGGTGTCGCTGGGTCCGTTGATCCTGCGGAGCGAGACGGCCGCGCTGGCCGCCCTCGCCGGGATCTTCACGCTGGCCGCTGCGGCCGCTGACAATCCGTAG
- a CDS encoding DUF512 domain-containing protein has translation MIATRRRFTDVPDQPGAIAEVAPNSLAAELGLQPGDRIVAVNGRALRDALDFQFYAEAEEVTLEVVRGEEVTLYEVERDSDEPWGITFADPTFDGIHLCNNQCPFCFIKQMPKGMRKSLYVMDDDYRYSMLYGNFITLTNLTEEDWQRIEEQRISPINVSVHATNPELRVALVGNPRAAQIMEDLARLERIGIDYNAQLVLCPGINDGPEMDRTIRDLISLGPHLLSIAAVPVGLSKFGQERQSRRVRLSRTCMRSLPGALLDIRRYTPEEAEGVIAQAEGWQVRFRRERGRTFLQLGDEFYLMTGKPVPPASHYDGFPQVEDGIGITRLFIDDAERLIRRGRKAATAGASGTIACGTLIAPTMQSLVDRVNDALDTRLRVVPIVNTFFGAEINVSGLLTGGLVRDALAGETATDPVFVSHHMLSKRTKTFLDDLHLEDLKGALGRPVFAAEYLTDVVQHLAAARPRIAL, from the coding sequence ATGATTGCCACCCGACGCCGCTTCACCGACGTCCCAGACCAGCCCGGCGCGATCGCTGAGGTGGCGCCCAACTCACTGGCCGCGGAGCTTGGCCTTCAGCCCGGCGACCGTATCGTCGCCGTCAACGGCCGCGCCCTCCGCGACGCGCTCGACTTCCAGTTCTACGCCGAGGCCGAGGAGGTCACGCTGGAGGTCGTGCGGGGTGAGGAGGTCACCCTCTACGAGGTCGAGCGCGACAGCGACGAGCCCTGGGGCATCACCTTCGCCGACCCGACGTTCGACGGCATCCACCTCTGTAACAACCAATGCCCCTTCTGCTTCATCAAGCAGATGCCGAAGGGCATGCGCAAGAGCCTCTACGTCATGGACGACGACTACCGCTACTCGATGCTCTACGGCAACTTCATCACGCTGACCAACCTGACCGAGGAGGATTGGCAGCGCATCGAAGAGCAGCGAATCAGCCCGATCAACGTCTCCGTCCACGCTACCAACCCCGAATTGCGGGTCGCGCTGGTCGGGAACCCGCGCGCGGCCCAGATCATGGAGGACCTGGCACGCCTGGAGCGGATCGGAATCGACTACAACGCCCAGCTCGTCCTCTGCCCCGGCATCAACGACGGGCCGGAGATGGACCGCACGATCCGCGACTTGATTTCGCTCGGCCCGCACCTCCTGTCGATCGCCGCGGTGCCCGTGGGCCTGTCCAAGTTCGGCCAGGAGCGCCAGAGCCGGCGGGTGCGCCTCTCCCGCACCTGCATGCGCTCCCTTCCGGGCGCGCTACTTGACATCCGGCGTTACACCCCGGAGGAGGCCGAAGGCGTCATCGCACAGGCCGAAGGGTGGCAGGTGCGCTTCCGCCGCGAGCGTGGCCGCACCTTCCTCCAGTTGGGCGACGAGTTCTACCTCATGACCGGGAAGCCGGTGCCCCCGGCGTCCCACTACGACGGCTTCCCCCAGGTGGAGGACGGGATCGGCATCACCCGCCTCTTCATCGACGACGCCGAGCGCCTGATCCGGCGCGGGCGCAAGGCAGCCACCGCCGGCGCGTCCGGCACCATCGCCTGCGGCACGCTGATCGCACCGACAATGCAGAGCCTGGTCGACCGGGTCAACGACGCGCTCGACACCCGCCTGCGGGTCGTCCCGATCGTGAACACCTTCTTCGGCGCCGAGATCAACGTCTCCGGCCTCCTGACCGGCGGGCTGGTGCGTGACGCCCTCGCTGGCGAGACGGCAACCGACCCGGTCTTCGTCTCCCACCACATGCTCTCGAAGCGTACGAAGACCTTCCTCGACGACCTCCACCTGGAGGACCTGAAAGGGGCGCTCGGCCGGCCGGTGTTCGCCGCTGAGTACCTGACCGACGTCGTTCAGCACCTGGCGGCCGCTCGGCCGCGGATCGCCCTATGA
- a CDS encoding DUF167 domain-containing protein yields MIDELTLRQTADGTQVTVRVTPRASRTQVDGVADGALRVRLAAPPVEGAANRALTEFLANLLRLPKRDVELVAGARGRQKTVLLRGLTPADVSERLTAALER; encoded by the coding sequence ATGATCGACGAGCTGACTCTCCGGCAGACGGCAGACGGCACGCAGGTGACGGTCCGCGTCACTCCCCGCGCCAGCCGCACGCAGGTGGATGGCGTCGCCGACGGCGCCCTCCGGGTCCGACTCGCCGCCCCGCCGGTCGAAGGCGCCGCCAACCGCGCCCTCACCGAGTTCCTCGCTAACCTCCTGCGCCTGCCAAAGCGCGACGTCGAACTCGTCGCCGGAGCGCGCGGCCGCCAGAAGACCGTCCTCCTCCGCGGCCTCACCCCCGCCGACGTCAGCGAGCGCCTCACCGCCGCCCTGGAGCGCTAG
- a CDS encoding glycosyltransferase family 2 protein, with protein MIRGRLSLVLPAHNEVDNLSAVVHRALDVLPQLVEEFQIVIVNDGSRDGTGPLADELAAADERITVVHHPRNRGYGAALTSGFSAATGDYIMFMDSDQQFDIADLSFLTPFIGQYDLVAGYRVNRQDALYRIVYAWIFNVAVRILFGVRLRDVDCAFKVFRADLLRAIDLTSPGALINTEILAKAERAGATWIEVGVNHYPRPAGESSGGSPRVVFRAMKETIALWLRLRDYTPPVGVTSGEPPSHRVANGLAGVVGGIVGALTAVAVMLRRGRR; from the coding sequence ATGATCCGGGGCAGGCTCTCGCTCGTGCTGCCGGCGCACAACGAGGTGGACAATCTGTCAGCAGTCGTCCACCGTGCGCTCGATGTCCTCCCCCAACTGGTCGAGGAATTCCAGATCGTCATCGTCAACGACGGCAGCCGCGACGGCACCGGGCCGCTGGCCGACGAGCTAGCCGCCGCAGACGAACGGATCACCGTGGTCCACCACCCGCGGAACCGCGGCTACGGCGCGGCTCTGACCTCCGGCTTCTCCGCGGCGACCGGCGACTACATCATGTTCATGGACAGCGACCAGCAGTTCGACATCGCTGACCTGAGTTTCCTCACGCCCTTCATCGGCCAGTACGACCTCGTCGCGGGATACCGGGTCAACCGCCAGGATGCCCTGTACCGGATCGTCTACGCCTGGATCTTCAACGTGGCCGTGCGGATCCTGTTCGGCGTGCGGCTACGGGACGTGGACTGCGCCTTCAAGGTGTTCCGCGCCGACCTGCTTCGGGCGATCGACCTGACGTCCCCAGGGGCGTTGATCAACACGGAGATCCTTGCCAAGGCGGAGCGAGCCGGGGCCACCTGGATCGAGGTGGGGGTCAACCATTATCCCCGCCCCGCCGGAGAGTCCTCCGGCGGCAGCCCGCGTGTCGTCTTCCGCGCGATGAAGGAGACGATTGCGCTCTGGCTTCGATTGCGCGACTACACCCCGCCGGTCGGGGTAACCAGCGGCGAACCGCCGTCGCACCGCGTCGCCAACGGGCTCGCCGGGGTCGTAGGCGGCATCGTCGGCGCCTTGACCGCCGTCGCCGTCATGCTTCGGCGTGGGAGGCGGTAG